Proteins encoded in a region of the Zea mays cultivar B73 chromosome 2, Zm-B73-REFERENCE-NAM-5.0, whole genome shotgun sequence genome:
- the LOC100382076 gene encoding Pentatricopeptide repeat-containing protein At1g02150-like, whose protein sequence is MLLHLVTSSPLTPACPSPKRRTCVVAAAVLVTVRCAASSSSSTPSSSASEAAAAGQRVAKVHSYGTVDYERRSPLRWGTLYRRIAVGHGGRPVGRTLGAWDEGERRLDKWELCRIAKELRKFRRFNLALQVYDWMTERRDRFPLSSSDMAIQLDLIAKVRGVPHAEKYFDELPDAMKDKRTYGSLLNVYAQAMMKEKTEETFEQMRKKGFASDTLPCNVLMNFYVDSGEPDEVLAIIDEMKERNVSFDVCTYNIWIKSCAAKQDAEEMEQVFSQMIADESVVANWTTYTTLASMYLKLGNSEKAEECLKDAEKRTTGREKKCFHYLMTLYSHLGKKEEVYRIWNWYKATFPMIHNLGYQELLSALIRIGDIEGAELLYEEWASKSYSFDPKTMNILLAWYAKEGLITKAEQTVNRFVEKGGNPKPNTWEILATAYMNDDKISEALSCMEKATAVKSASKWKPRPTNVETLLASFKEKNDAEGADRLVSVLTSRGCAEDEEYKSLIDTYAFAGT, encoded by the exons ATGCTGCTCCATCTCGTCACCTCCTCCCCCCTAACCCCGGCATGCCCCTCGCCTAAGCGGCGTACGTGTGTCGTTGCGGCGGCAGTTCTAGTGACTGTGAGATGTGCGGCCTCCTCCTCGTCGAGCACCCCGTCGTCATCTGCATCGGAGGCTGCTGCTGCCGGGCAGCGGGTGGCGAAGGTGCACAGCTACGGGACGGTGGATTACGAGCGTCGATCTCCACTGCGTTGGGGCACCCTGTACCGGCGCATCGCTGTGGGGCACGGCGGGCGGCCCGTGGGGCGCACGCTGGGGGCGTGGGACGAGGGGGAGCGCCGCCTCGACAAGTGGGAGCTCTGCCGCATCGCCAAGGAGCTCCGGAAGTTCAGGAGGTTCAACCTCGCGCTCCAG GTTTACGATTGGATGACAGAGCGCAGAGATAGATTTCCTCTCTCATCGAGTGACATGGCAATCCAGTTGGATCTGATTGCCAAAGTACGTGGTGTTCCACATGCTGAGAAATACTTTGACGAGCTCCCTGATGCGATGAAGGACAAGCGGACGTACGGTTCCCTTCTGAATGTTTACGCCCAAGCTATGATGAAAGAGAAAACAGAAGAAACATTTGAGCAAATGAGGAAGAAAGGATTTGCGTCTGATACATTACCTTGTAATGTGCTGATGAATTTCTATGTGGATTCTGGAGAACCTGATGAAGTGCTGGCAATTATTGATGAGATGAAGGAAAGAAATGTTTCTTTTGATGTCTGCACTTACAACATTTGGATAAAAAGTTGTGCGGCTAAACAAGATGCTGAAGAAATGGAGCAAGTCTTTAGCCAAATGATTGCTGATGAGTCTGTCGTTGCCAATTGGACTACTTATACCACTCTGGCTAGCATGTATCTTAAGCTAGGAAACTCTGAGAAGGCAGAAGAATGCTTGAAAGATGCTGAAAAGAGAACAACAGGCCGGGAGAAAAAGTGTTTTCACTATCTCATGACGCTGTATAGCCATCTTGGGAAGAAGGAAGAAGTTTACCGAATTTGGAACTGGTATAAGGCAACTTTCCCTATGATTCATAACCTGGGTTACCAGGAGTTACTGTCTGCTCTTATAAGAATAGGAGATATCGAGGGAGCCGAGCTTCTATATGAGGAATGGGCATCCAAAAGCTATAGTTTTGATCCTAAGACCATGAACATTTTATTAGCATGGTATGCTAAAGAAGGTCTGATTACAAAGGCTGAGCAAACTGTGAATCGATTTGTTGAGAAAGGTGGAAATCCCAAGCCAAACACCTGGGAAATCCTTGCCACAGCCTACATGAATGATGATAAAATATCTGAAGCTCTGTCATGCATGGAAAAAGCCACGGCAGTTAAAAGTGCAAGTAAATGGAAACCGAGACCCACCAACGTTGAGACTCTCCTAGCAAGTTTCAAGGAGAAGAATGACGCAGAGGGTGCAGACAGGTTAGTGAGTGTCCTTACAAGTAGAGGATGTGCTGAGGACGAAGAATACAAGTCACTGATTGACACCTATGCTTTTGCGGGCACATAG